In Candidatus Palauibacter scopulicola, one genomic interval encodes:
- a CDS encoding class II aldolase/adducin family protein has protein sequence MSTVETAFAPIPSPSGESVDEAAIRQARVDFAAVHRIIVHENMHEGTWNHFSCKVPGRPGHLLITPGQTHFSRVTASNLVEVGPDGRPVGGDGRLNVSAWAIHEPVQRARPDIMCALHIHAPYSTALASIDGWRLDERGSQNAAVFFGNCAYFGYEGIVTEADEGERMVEALGDKRVLFLANHGVLMVGDTIEKTMLWLYQLERACMNEMLALQTSRKIRPIPVEAAQHNADMSVESAGEAGYLEGMKEMLDAEGHDYAT, from the coding sequence ATGAGCACGGTCGAGACCGCATTCGCTCCCATTCCGTCCCCGTCCGGGGAATCTGTCGACGAAGCCGCGATCCGGCAGGCGCGCGTCGACTTCGCGGCGGTGCACCGGATCATCGTGCACGAGAACATGCACGAGGGCACGTGGAACCACTTCAGTTGCAAGGTGCCGGGGAGGCCCGGACACCTGCTCATCACGCCCGGGCAGACGCACTTCTCGCGCGTGACGGCCAGCAATCTGGTCGAGGTGGGCCCGGACGGCCGCCCGGTGGGCGGCGACGGGCGGCTCAACGTGAGCGCGTGGGCGATTCACGAGCCCGTCCAGCGCGCGCGGCCCGACATCATGTGCGCGCTCCACATCCATGCCCCGTACAGCACCGCGCTCGCCTCCATCGACGGGTGGAGACTGGATGAGCGCGGCAGCCAGAACGCGGCGGTGTTCTTCGGGAACTGCGCCTACTTCGGATACGAGGGCATCGTCACGGAGGCGGACGAGGGCGAGCGCATGGTCGAGGCGCTGGGGGACAAGCGGGTGCTTTTCCTCGCGAACCACGGGGTGCTGATGGTCGGCGACACGATCGAGAAGACGATGCTGTGGCTCTACCAGCTCGAGCGCGCCTGCATGAACGAGATGCTCGCGCTCCAGACGAGCCGGAAGATCCGCCCGATCCCGGTCGAGGCGGCGCAGCACAACGCCGACATGTCCGTCGAATCGGCCGGCGAGGCCGGCTATCTCGAGGGCATGAAAGAAATGCTCGACGCCGAAGGCCACGACTACGCCACCTGA
- a CDS encoding CoA transferase, whose amino-acid sequence MSDAGRPLAGVRVLALEQYMSAPYCSLLLADAGAEVIKIERPGLGDPRRSIPPFVERNGVRMGVGFMAYNRNKKSLALNLKSDEGRDLYRSLVAKSDVVVENLRPGSVDRMGLGYEALAELNPGLVYAAVSGFGRLPGREGPYGDWPSFDVVAEAMGGVMHMIGFADKPPSPSIYGMPDLYAGMAAAHGVSMALYRRTMTGKGQFIDSAMYDGVLSLNERMVSLAANTGARPRRGDPPGFYPRGPMPVSDGYVAFTIPDDIMWRRFCRMLERPDLLEDPRLDSPDARTENRALLDEVVRPVFAELTRDEAVRRLQDVGVPAGPVQTSDDLLECPQLEARGVRVTVDYDGLGELQFVRTPLLTSDAPDVPVNPAPTLGRDTRQILTEILDLPDAEVSRLAEESVIGAAAE is encoded by the coding sequence ATGAGCGACGCCGGCCGGCCGCTGGCGGGAGTGCGCGTCCTTGCCCTCGAACAGTACATGTCCGCCCCCTACTGCTCGCTCCTGCTCGCGGACGCGGGGGCCGAGGTCATCAAGATCGAGCGTCCGGGCCTGGGGGACCCGCGCCGGTCCATCCCTCCCTTCGTGGAGCGGAACGGCGTCCGCATGGGCGTCGGATTCATGGCCTACAACCGGAACAAGAAATCCCTCGCGCTCAACCTCAAGAGCGACGAGGGACGCGATCTCTACCGTTCCCTCGTGGCGAAGTCCGATGTCGTCGTGGAGAACCTGCGGCCGGGGTCCGTCGACCGGATGGGCCTCGGCTACGAGGCGCTGGCCGAGCTGAACCCGGGGCTCGTGTACGCCGCCGTGTCCGGGTTCGGGAGGCTGCCCGGGCGCGAGGGCCCGTACGGCGACTGGCCCTCGTTCGACGTCGTGGCGGAGGCGATGGGGGGCGTCATGCACATGATCGGCTTCGCCGACAAGCCGCCCTCGCCCTCGATCTACGGGATGCCGGACCTCTACGCGGGGATGGCCGCGGCGCACGGCGTCTCGATGGCGCTCTACCGGCGCACCATGACGGGGAAGGGTCAGTTCATCGACTCCGCCATGTACGACGGCGTGCTGTCGCTGAACGAGCGCATGGTCTCGCTCGCCGCCAACACCGGGGCGCGGCCGAGGCGGGGCGATCCGCCCGGTTTCTACCCGCGCGGGCCGATGCCGGTGAGCGACGGATACGTCGCCTTTACGATCCCCGATGACATCATGTGGCGCCGCTTCTGCCGCATGCTGGAACGCCCCGACCTGCTGGAGGATCCCCGCCTGGATTCCCCCGACGCGCGCACCGAGAACCGCGCGCTCCTCGACGAGGTCGTCCGACCGGTGTTCGCCGAACTGACCCGCGACGAGGCGGTGCGGCGGCTTCAGGATGTGGGCGTCCCCGCGGGGCCCGTGCAGACCTCCGACGACCTGCTCGAGTGTCCGCAACTCGAGGCGCGCGGCGTGCGGGTCACCGTGGACTACGACGGACTCGGAGAACTCCAGTTCGTCCGCACCCCGCTCCTCACCTCCGACGCTCCCGACGTCCCCGTGAACCCCGCGCCCACCCTCGGCCGCGACACCCGCCAGATCCTCACCGAAATCCTCGACCTCCCCGACGCCGAGGTCTCCCGCCTCGCGGAGGAGTCCGTGATCGGGGCAGCGGCGGAATAG
- a CDS encoding YpdA family putative bacillithiol disulfide reductase, whose product MTAPTMPDSIAETEPLDVIIVGAGPCGLAVAVAVKERGLSYAILDRGCITESLTRYPSYMTFFSTAELLEIGGVPFTIPEPKPTRRDALAYYRKVVSHHGIDVRQYEEVTAIHREAGAFTLDTRTRDGRERRIASRAVVIATGGFGAPNRLEFEGDGPHDRVVHYYREPYPFFDQDVIVVGGGNSAVEAALDMYRNGVRVRMVHFADTLDRGVKPWVRPDIENRIAAAEIPMHWNSRVAALGPGTATIVDEETGEETEVANHWVLAMTGWRPDAALLTSLGVAADPGTGIPAHDPATMATSIPGVYIAGVIAAGFNANKIFIENGREHGALIAAHLAGTAL is encoded by the coding sequence GTGACAGCGCCGACCATGCCGGATTCCATCGCCGAGACCGAACCGCTTGACGTGATCATCGTCGGCGCCGGCCCCTGCGGGCTCGCCGTGGCGGTCGCCGTGAAGGAGCGCGGATTGAGCTACGCGATTCTCGACCGGGGGTGCATCACGGAGTCGCTGACCCGCTATCCCTCCTACATGACCTTCTTCTCGACGGCGGAGTTGCTGGAGATCGGCGGCGTGCCGTTCACGATTCCCGAGCCGAAACCCACCCGCCGCGACGCGCTCGCCTACTACCGGAAGGTCGTCTCTCACCACGGCATCGACGTCCGCCAGTACGAGGAGGTCACGGCCATCCATCGGGAGGCGGGCGCCTTCACGCTCGACACCCGAACGCGGGACGGACGCGAGCGGCGGATCGCCTCGCGGGCGGTGGTCATCGCCACGGGAGGCTTCGGAGCGCCGAACCGGCTGGAGTTCGAGGGAGACGGCCCGCACGACCGTGTCGTCCACTACTACAGGGAACCGTATCCCTTCTTCGACCAGGACGTCATCGTCGTGGGGGGTGGGAACTCCGCCGTCGAGGCGGCGCTCGACATGTACCGCAACGGCGTTCGCGTACGGATGGTCCACTTCGCCGACACGCTGGACCGGGGCGTGAAGCCATGGGTGCGCCCGGACATCGAAAACCGGATCGCCGCCGCGGAGATCCCGATGCACTGGAACTCCCGGGTCGCCGCGCTCGGACCGGGCACGGCCACGATCGTCGACGAGGAGACAGGCGAAGAGACCGAGGTCGCGAACCACTGGGTGCTGGCGATGACGGGTTGGCGGCCGGACGCCGCCCTGCTCACGAGCCTGGGCGTCGCCGCGGATCCCGGCACGGGAATCCCCGCTCACGACCCGGCCACCATGGCAACGTCGATCCCGGGCGTCTACATCGCCGGCGTGATTGCCGCCGGCTTCAACGCCAACAAGATCTTCATCGAGAACGGCCGCGAGCACGGCGCCCTGATCGCCGCCCACCTGGCCGGCACCGCCCTCTAG
- a CDS encoding endonuclease NucS domain-containing protein, with amino-acid sequence MRVFSIGTDDSFTEYETRQFEAAHEEAVLQKWLEANPDGILDDGKLLIIGREVLTDLGGFIDLLGLDRQGNVVVVELKRDRTPRDTIAQALEYAAYAERLDADALERILHAYEQDHSLSLADQHRKCFDLDEAEAVAFNKDQRLVIVGQTVTPQIRQTAAFLGSKGIRATCVEFTFFQADGGRRLLSQEIVVREGGAKPDPVSGSRPIVTEPMFLESCDDHGRAVFSRILEWARSHDMPIRWGTRGFSVGVDVDGSRVVVCYAYPPAAVYRQTLYTNFHHGSGFPKTAVPGEQVDSLRQGAEATDLFVEAGRELKCHIDRAFSDDEVSRLMQWLESVRRAIVTWGPETPTQSSDVSGDGLTPLGARPGKDR; translated from the coding sequence ATGAGAGTGTTCAGTATAGGGACGGACGACAGCTTTACGGAGTACGAAACCAGGCAGTTCGAAGCAGCACACGAAGAGGCGGTGCTCCAGAAGTGGCTGGAAGCGAACCCCGACGGAATCCTGGACGATGGCAAGCTTCTGATCATCGGGCGGGAAGTCCTGACCGACCTCGGCGGGTTCATCGACCTGCTCGGCCTGGATCGTCAAGGGAACGTCGTGGTCGTGGAACTCAAACGCGACCGGACACCGAGGGACACGATCGCGCAGGCTCTCGAGTACGCGGCCTACGCGGAGCGATTGGACGCCGATGCGCTGGAGCGGATCCTTCACGCCTATGAACAAGATCATTCGCTCAGCCTCGCCGACCAGCACCGGAAGTGCTTTGATCTCGATGAGGCGGAGGCGGTGGCCTTCAACAAGGACCAGAGGCTCGTCATCGTCGGACAGACGGTAACTCCTCAGATCCGACAAACAGCAGCGTTCCTGGGGTCGAAAGGCATCCGCGCCACATGCGTCGAGTTCACTTTCTTCCAAGCCGATGGCGGTCGCCGTCTGCTGTCCCAGGAGATCGTCGTCAGAGAAGGGGGTGCGAAACCCGATCCGGTTTCCGGTTCTCGCCCTATCGTGACGGAGCCCATGTTTCTCGAGTCCTGTGACGACCACGGCAGAGCAGTCTTTTCTCGCATTCTGGAGTGGGCGAGAAGCCATGACATGCCGATCCGGTGGGGAACGCGGGGTTTCTCCGTGGGTGTGGATGTCGACGGAAGCCGAGTTGTAGTCTGCTACGCGTACCCGCCCGCCGCCGTATACCGGCAAACGCTCTATACGAACTTTCACCACGGTTCCGGCTTCCCGAAAACTGCAGTCCCCGGGGAGCAGGTCGACTCTCTTCGCCAGGGAGCAGAGGCAACGGATCTATTCGTCGAGGCGGGCCGGGAGCTCAAGTGCCACATCGACCGCGCGTTCTCAGACGACGAAGTGTCCCGACTCATGCAATGGCTGGAGTCCGTGCGACGGGCGATCGTTACGTGGGGTCCTGAGACGCCGACTCAATCGAGCGACGTTTCCGGCGATGGGTTGACACCGCTCGGCGCGCGTCCGGGGAAGGACAGATGA
- a CDS encoding AbrB/MazE/SpoVT family DNA-binding domain-containing protein: protein MRTTISTKGQLVLPAELRRRDDVVPGQEFEIKRLGRGVYRLARTPAAVNEGLVDHLLTCPEKGWFMPVPSDSTADLPLPVVGEPDD from the coding sequence ATGCGAACCACTATCTCCACCAAGGGGCAACTCGTACTCCCGGCTGAACTTCGGCGGCGGGACGACGTCGTTCCCGGCCAGGAATTCGAGATCAAGCGGCTTGGGCGGGGGGTCTACCGCCTCGCGCGCACGCCGGCGGCCGTGAACGAGGGCCTCGTCGACCATCTTCTGACCTGCCCCGAGAAGGGTTGGTTCATGCCGGTCCCCTCCGACTCGACGGCCGACCTGCCGCTCCCGGTAGTCGGGGAGCCGGACGATTAG
- a CDS encoding M24 family metallopeptidase — translation MLSLGGMLQASVTALEAQARDYLPERPFGTLREQARTQQAWLAERLETNLPMLMRKHGVDMWVVAMREYNEDPVFRALVSPTTFAARRRTIYIFHDRGPQHGVERLALGGSSQGGVYEAVRATATAPDGRQAELWGSDQWDLFADMVRERDPGRIAVNISHEHNFADGLSAGEWEQMEAALGADLASRVVREPLLAIEYLAMRVPAMTPVYRRVQAVVHEIIGTAFSEVVIVPGRTTTADVVWWMRQRVHDLGLDSWFQPSVSVQRRGADMSGVTAPVIERGDVLHCDFGLVAFGLATDTQHMAYVLREGETEAPAGLRQALANSNRLQDILLEETKVGRTGNEILASVLEKMRAEGLNGTMYTHPIGDHGHGAGPLIGLWDYQTGVPGRGDPPVIPGMWFSTELQVTTPVPEWDGQPVRMAQEEEAEITLDGEIRWMLRRQTELHLIR, via the coding sequence GTGCTGTCGCTGGGCGGGATGCTGCAAGCTTCGGTGACCGCGCTGGAGGCGCAGGCGCGGGACTACCTGCCGGAGCGGCCCTTCGGGACGCTTCGGGAGCAGGCGCGGACGCAGCAGGCGTGGCTGGCGGAGCGGCTCGAGACGAACCTGCCCATGCTAATGCGGAAGCACGGCGTGGACATGTGGGTCGTGGCAATGCGGGAATACAACGAGGACCCCGTCTTCCGGGCTCTCGTCTCCCCGACCACCTTCGCGGCGCGCCGGCGGACCATCTACATCTTCCATGACCGGGGGCCGCAGCACGGCGTGGAACGTCTGGCGCTCGGCGGGAGCTCGCAGGGAGGCGTGTACGAGGCCGTGCGCGCGACGGCCACGGCGCCGGACGGGAGGCAGGCGGAGCTCTGGGGCTCCGACCAGTGGGACCTGTTCGCCGACATGGTGCGGGAGCGCGACCCGGGGCGGATCGCCGTCAACATCTCGCACGAACACAACTTCGCCGACGGGCTTTCGGCCGGTGAATGGGAGCAGATGGAGGCCGCGCTCGGCGCCGATCTCGCGAGCCGCGTGGTCCGCGAGCCCCTGCTGGCGATCGAGTACCTCGCCATGCGCGTTCCCGCCATGACCCCCGTCTACCGGCGGGTACAGGCGGTTGTGCACGAGATCATCGGCACCGCCTTCTCGGAGGTCGTCATCGTCCCCGGCCGGACCACGACCGCCGATGTCGTATGGTGGATGCGGCAGCGCGTGCACGATCTGGGCCTCGACTCCTGGTTCCAGCCCTCGGTCTCGGTGCAGCGGCGCGGCGCGGACATGAGCGGCGTGACGGCGCCGGTGATCGAGCGGGGCGACGTCCTCCACTGCGACTTCGGGCTCGTCGCGTTCGGGCTCGCGACGGACACGCAGCACATGGCCTACGTCCTCCGGGAGGGCGAGACGGAAGCGCCGGCCGGGCTCAGGCAGGCGCTCGCGAACTCGAACCGCCTCCAGGACATCCTGCTCGAGGAGACGAAGGTCGGCCGCACCGGAAACGAGATCCTGGCTTCGGTGCTGGAGAAGATGAGGGCGGAGGGACTCAACGGGACGATGTACACGCACCCGATCGGCGACCACGGCCACGGCGCGGGACCGCTCATCGGACTGTGGGACTACCAGACGGGCGTGCCCGGCCGCGGCGACCCGCCGGTGATCCCCGGCATGTGGTTCTCGACCGAACTCCAGGTCACGACGCCGGTACCCGAGTGGGACGGCCAGCCTGTCCGCATGGCCCAGGAAGAGGAAGCGGAGATCACACTAGACGGCGAGATCCGCTGGATGCTCCGCCGGCAGACCGAGTTGCACCTGATCCGGTAG
- a CDS encoding type II toxin-antitoxin system VapC family toxin: protein MRYLVDANVLSEATRTRPDPRVVAWLRDHELQIVVNPVVLGEIWYGIRSMTPGKGRDALESWFEEVVRRIRCVPLDANTGLRWAELLAHLRSRGRPMPVKDSLIAATALARGLVVVTRNRKDFEPSGVEIFDPFGTAD from the coding sequence ATTAGATACCTCGTCGATGCCAATGTCCTTTCCGAGGCGACCAGGACGAGACCCGATCCGCGCGTCGTCGCGTGGTTGCGCGACCATGAACTGCAGATCGTCGTCAATCCCGTTGTACTCGGAGAGATCTGGTACGGAATACGATCAATGACCCCCGGGAAGGGTCGCGACGCGCTCGAGTCATGGTTCGAAGAGGTGGTGCGCAGAATCCGATGTGTGCCGCTGGATGCGAATACGGGGCTCCGCTGGGCGGAACTCTTGGCACACCTCCGCTCGCGCGGGCGGCCGATGCCTGTCAAGGACAGCCTGATTGCGGCCACGGCCCTTGCCCGCGGGCTCGTCGTCGTCACACGCAACCGAAAGGACTTCGAGCCCTCGGGGGTCGAGATCTTCGATCCGTTCGGAACGGCCGACTAG
- the lhgO gene encoding L-2-hydroxyglutarate oxidase, giving the protein MTKPLDIAVIGGGIVGLATADAIRRARPDFSLTVLEKEPEVAAHQTGRNSGVIHAGLYYAPGSLKARLCAEGAERLFRYCAERGIPTTRTGKIVIATSRDQLTALAELERRGTANGVAMQRIGPGGIAEIEPHARGVEALHVPATGAVDFGDVARAFAADLSRDGHPIRTGFEVREARRSGRRTVLAGPPGDIAARVVVNCAGLHVDRVMGILGHEPDLKVLPFRGEYRGLSESAAGLVRGHIYPVPDPRLPHLGVHFTRNAAGRVELGPNAVWAWGREAYGRLSGRLPDALEALSYRGFRRLAQAHWRTAVEEQWRSLDRRSVVRKARAMLPELEVRDLETWRSGIRAQAVDTEGALVHDFVIREGPGVVNVLNAPSPAATACLAIGRHIAERALQQL; this is encoded by the coding sequence ATGACGAAGCCTCTCGACATCGCCGTCATCGGGGGCGGCATCGTCGGGCTCGCCACGGCCGACGCGATCCGGCGGGCGCGGCCGGACTTCTCGCTCACCGTGCTGGAGAAGGAGCCGGAGGTCGCGGCGCACCAGACGGGTCGCAACAGCGGCGTCATCCACGCCGGGCTGTACTACGCGCCGGGGTCGCTCAAGGCGCGGCTGTGCGCCGAGGGGGCCGAGCGGCTGTTTCGCTACTGCGCCGAGCGGGGCATTCCGACCACGCGCACCGGCAAGATCGTCATCGCCACCTCTCGCGATCAGCTCACGGCGCTCGCCGAACTCGAGCGGCGCGGGACGGCGAACGGCGTGGCCATGCAGCGGATCGGCCCCGGCGGAATCGCGGAGATCGAACCGCACGCGCGCGGCGTCGAGGCGCTCCACGTACCCGCCACCGGGGCGGTCGACTTCGGTGACGTGGCGCGGGCCTTCGCAGCGGATCTGTCCCGCGACGGCCACCCGATCCGCACCGGCTTCGAGGTGCGGGAAGCCCGCCGCTCCGGGCGCCGCACCGTGCTCGCCGGCCCCCCGGGCGACATCGCGGCCCGCGTCGTCGTCAACTGCGCCGGGCTGCACGTCGACCGCGTGATGGGGATCCTCGGGCACGAACCCGATCTCAAGGTGCTGCCTTTCCGGGGCGAGTACCGGGGCCTCTCCGAAAGCGCCGCCGGGCTCGTGCGGGGCCACATCTACCCGGTTCCGGATCCGCGGCTCCCGCATCTCGGGGTCCACTTCACACGGAACGCGGCCGGACGTGTGGAACTCGGGCCGAACGCGGTCTGGGCCTGGGGCCGGGAGGCCTACGGCCGCCTGTCGGGCCGCCTGCCCGACGCCCTCGAAGCGTTGAGCTACCGCGGCTTCCGTCGTCTGGCGCAGGCCCACTGGCGGACCGCCGTCGAGGAGCAGTGGCGCTCCCTGGACCGGCGCTCCGTCGTGCGGAAGGCGCGCGCCATGCTGCCCGAACTCGAAGTGCGCGACCTCGAGACGTGGCGCTCCGGCATCCGCGCGCAGGCCGTGGACACGGAGGGCGCCCTGGTCCACGACTTCGTGATCCGGGAAGGGCCGGGCGTCGTGAACGTGCTCAACGCCCCCTCCCCCGCCGCCACCGCCTGCCTGGCCATCGGACGCCACATCGCGGAGCGCGCCCTCCAGCAACTCTGA
- a CDS encoding ATP-binding protein yields MVVMNGFERPHVARLVRMLENDDAMRIVAITGPRQTGKTTIALQARRRLEASGRLCWYVPLDDPTPEEFHAPGLLDGVDTIPAGGSLDARWLVEIWESARRAAERVEQGLVLILDEIQSIPRWSNVVKGLWDGDRRSERPLRIAILGSAPWSLLTGLNESLAGRFDPLPVAHWSLLEMARAFDLTLDEYVFLGGYPGSIQGRPGAWQLDAWRRHIAHAITTPAIDRDIVQLTRVRKPALMRQLMDLAPRHSGQIMSFNKLLGQLRDAGNVTTVAQYLEELSDAGLVTGLSRYAPSPHRSRAASPKLNVLNTALMTAASGYSLEEAMAVSDYWGRVVESAVGAHLWNTRDAGTRIHYWRDRAKRANEVDFVVERGRHVLGIEVKSGRPGGASGLKAFRERFRDARTLLVGTGGVPLNEFLSLSAEEWLEEL; encoded by the coding sequence ATGGTCGTCATGAATGGCTTCGAACGCCCCCATGTGGCGCGGCTTGTGCGGATGCTGGAAAACGACGATGCCATGCGGATCGTCGCGATCACAGGGCCCCGCCAGACCGGCAAGACGACCATCGCCCTCCAGGCGCGCCGGCGGCTGGAGGCGTCCGGGCGACTGTGCTGGTACGTCCCGCTCGACGATCCCACGCCCGAGGAATTCCACGCACCGGGTCTACTGGACGGCGTGGACACGATCCCGGCGGGTGGCTCGCTCGATGCGCGGTGGCTGGTCGAGATCTGGGAGAGCGCCCGCCGGGCGGCGGAGCGGGTGGAGCAGGGTCTGGTGCTGATCCTCGATGAGATTCAGAGCATCCCGCGCTGGTCGAACGTCGTCAAGGGACTCTGGGACGGGGACCGGCGGTCGGAACGCCCGCTGCGGATCGCAATCCTCGGGTCGGCGCCGTGGTCCCTGCTGACCGGGCTGAACGAGAGTCTCGCGGGTCGTTTCGATCCCCTGCCCGTGGCCCACTGGTCGCTCCTGGAGATGGCGCGGGCCTTCGACCTTACGCTGGACGAGTACGTGTTCCTCGGCGGCTATCCGGGCTCCATTCAGGGTCGACCCGGCGCCTGGCAGCTGGATGCGTGGCGGCGGCACATTGCGCACGCGATCACGACGCCGGCGATCGACCGGGACATCGTCCAGTTGACTCGAGTGCGGAAGCCGGCCCTCATGCGCCAGTTGATGGACCTGGCTCCGCGCCATTCCGGCCAGATCATGTCTTTCAACAAGCTGCTTGGGCAGCTACGAGACGCGGGAAACGTGACGACCGTGGCGCAGTATCTGGAAGAGCTATCTGACGCGGGCCTCGTCACCGGACTGTCCAGGTACGCGCCGTCCCCGCACCGGAGCAGAGCCGCCTCTCCGAAGCTCAACGTCCTGAACACGGCGCTGATGACGGCGGCGTCGGGCTATTCTCTTGAGGAAGCGATGGCGGTCTCCGACTACTGGGGGCGCGTCGTCGAGAGCGCGGTGGGCGCCCACCTGTGGAACACGCGGGACGCAGGCACGCGGATTCACTACTGGCGGGATCGAGCCAAGCGGGCGAATGAGGTGGACTTCGTCGTTGAGCGCGGTCGCCACGTGCTTGGGATAGAGGTGAAGAGCGGCCGGCCGGGAGGCGCGTCCGGGCTGAAAGCCTTCCGGGAACGCTTCCGCGACGCTCGCACACTGCTCGTGGGCACGGGCGGAGTTCCGCTCAACGAGTTCCTGTCGCTGAGCGCCGAGGAATGGCTGGAGGAGTTGTGA